One Pseudochaenichthys georgianus chromosome 7, fPseGeo1.2, whole genome shotgun sequence DNA segment encodes these proteins:
- the LOC117450085 gene encoding adenosine receptor A1 isoform X1, with amino-acid sequence MTDWSWVAYTVLEVLIAISCFLGNALVVCAVCIGIRDSLREPTFCFLISLAVADFLVGVAAVPLAVLLDGWVSVTPDLCLLLSCVVLVLTQASVLSLLAISVDRYLRLHIPLRYKALATQRRTWMAVSVCWTLSCILGFTPLFGWRNYSSLTSDFTNTSSSSSISPPCTFLSVISLPFMVYFNFLGCVMAPLLVMTLLYTQIFRSLQGRLKESCPQAQASLLREKRLACSLALVLILFAGCWIPLHLMNCLLLFQGPQAVTRGTLYTGRYSPVSCQLSSQPCGLRLSHPKNPTGLQSNMETLHCEAELLPWGQASLPINKRQPSQSHRDMWIRREKHTLTKDYMLFKSLMFQFGVHYSFS; translated from the exons ATGACTGACTGGAGTTGGGTGGCCTACACAGTACTAGAAGTGCTGATTGCCATTTCCTGTTTCCTTGGCAATGCGTTGGTGGTGTGTGCGGTGTGTATTGGCATCCGGGATTCCCTGCGAGAGCCCACTTTCTGCTTCCTCATATCCCTGGCAGTGGCTGACTTCCTGGTGGGTGTGGCGGCCGTGCCCCTGGCTGTCCTGTTGGATGGCTGGGTGAGTGTGACCCCTGACCTCTGCCTACTTCTCAGCTGTGTTGTGCTCGTGCTTACTCAGGCCTCTGTGCTGTCACTGCTCGCTATCTCTGTGGACCGATACCTCCGATTACACATTCCCCTCAG ATACAAAGCCCTGGCCACACAAAGGCGTACATGGATGGCTGTTTCTGTGTGCTGGACTCTTTCCTGCATACTTGGGTTCACCCCTCTGTTTGGCTGGCGTAACTACTCCTCTCTAACATCAGATTTCACCAAcacatcctcctcttcctccatctcTCCACCCTGCACCTTCCTCTCAGTTATTTCCCTCCCCTTTATGGTTTACTTCAACTTCCTGGGATGTGTCATGGCCCCCCTGCTGGTCATGACCCTCCTCTACACTCAAATCTTCCGGAGCCTGCAGGGCCGTCTAAAGGAAAGCTGTCCCCAGGCCCAGGCCTCCCTGCTGAGGGAGAAGAGGCTTGCCTGCTCCCTGGCTCTGGTTCTCATTTTGTTTGCCGGCTGCTGGATTCCTCTGCACCTGATGAACTGCCTGCTGCTGTTTCAGGGTCCACAAGCTGTGACACGGGGGACACTCTATACAGGCAG GTATTCTCCTGTCTCATGCCAACTCAGCAGTCAACCCTGTGGTCTACGCTTGTCGCATCCCAAAAATCCAACAGGCCTACAGTCAAATATGGAGACGCTTCATTGTGAGGCTGAACTGTTGCCATGGGGACAAGCAAGTTTgccaatcaataaaaggcagcCGAGCCAATCACATAGAGACATGTGGATCAGGAGGGAAAAGCACACCCTAACAAAGGACTACATGCTTTTTAAGTCCCTTATGTTTCAGTTTGGAGTTCATTATAGTTTTTCATAA
- the LOC117450085 gene encoding adenosine receptor A1 isoform X2, with protein MTDWSWVAYTVLEVLIAISCFLGNALVVCAVCIGIRDSLREPTFCFLISLAVADFLVGVAAVPLAVLLDGWVSVTPDLCLLLSCVVLVLTQASVLSLLAISVDRYLRLHIPLRYKALATQRRTWMAVSVCWTLSCILGFTPLFGWRNYSSLTSDFTNTSSSSSISPPCTFLSVISLPFMVYFNFLGCVMAPLLVMTLLYTQIFRSLQGRLKESCPQAQASLLREKRLACSLALVLILFAGCWIPLHLMNCLLLFQGPQAVTRGTLYTGILLSHANSAVNPVVYACRIPKIQQAYSQIWRRFIVRLNCCHGDKQVCQSIKGSRANHIETCGSGGKSTP; from the exons ATGACTGACTGGAGTTGGGTGGCCTACACAGTACTAGAAGTGCTGATTGCCATTTCCTGTTTCCTTGGCAATGCGTTGGTGGTGTGTGCGGTGTGTATTGGCATCCGGGATTCCCTGCGAGAGCCCACTTTCTGCTTCCTCATATCCCTGGCAGTGGCTGACTTCCTGGTGGGTGTGGCGGCCGTGCCCCTGGCTGTCCTGTTGGATGGCTGGGTGAGTGTGACCCCTGACCTCTGCCTACTTCTCAGCTGTGTTGTGCTCGTGCTTACTCAGGCCTCTGTGCTGTCACTGCTCGCTATCTCTGTGGACCGATACCTCCGATTACACATTCCCCTCAG ATACAAAGCCCTGGCCACACAAAGGCGTACATGGATGGCTGTTTCTGTGTGCTGGACTCTTTCCTGCATACTTGGGTTCACCCCTCTGTTTGGCTGGCGTAACTACTCCTCTCTAACATCAGATTTCACCAAcacatcctcctcttcctccatctcTCCACCCTGCACCTTCCTCTCAGTTATTTCCCTCCCCTTTATGGTTTACTTCAACTTCCTGGGATGTGTCATGGCCCCCCTGCTGGTCATGACCCTCCTCTACACTCAAATCTTCCGGAGCCTGCAGGGCCGTCTAAAGGAAAGCTGTCCCCAGGCCCAGGCCTCCCTGCTGAGGGAGAAGAGGCTTGCCTGCTCCCTGGCTCTGGTTCTCATTTTGTTTGCCGGCTGCTGGATTCCTCTGCACCTGATGAACTGCCTGCTGCTGTTTCAGGGTCCACAAGCTGTGACACGGGGGACACTCTATACAG GTATTCTCCTGTCTCATGCCAACTCAGCAGTCAACCCTGTGGTCTACGCTTGTCGCATCCCAAAAATCCAACAGGCCTACAGTCAAATATGGAGACGCTTCATTGTGAGGCTGAACTGTTGCCATGGGGACAAGCAAGTTTgccaatcaataaaaggcagcCGAGCCAATCACATAGAGACATGTGGATCAGGAGGGAAAAGCACACCCTAA
- the LOC117450093 gene encoding transcription factor Spi-B-like — translation MLADLETMAYVTEIRLSAGRGAWSAAAPSSCPEVDLEVIEEYLQEHSMEVHPAHTTASPPATVSPHAHPHQGTRITVNSWSGKHPYEWHSHTPHEEYDEQALHPAWPSPHDNQWDHIPYSYGAPGYFDSDSLSSGSQYQEYQDSPSPLSDKGGGIERDLLPLAPLSGKRKERLFQFLFEMLQTPSMRSCIWWLQSSSGTFQFSSENKERLAQLWGKRKGNRKTMTYQKMARALRNYSRTGEIKKVKRKLTYRFDEKTLRGLQGDSHSV, via the exons ATGTTGGCAGATCTGGAGACG ATGGCTTATGTGACTGAGATCAGGCTTAGCGCAGGTCGGGGGGCTTGGAGCGCAGCGGCCCCCTCCTCCTGCCCTGAGGTGGACCTGGAGGTCATCGAGGAGTACCTGCAGGAGCACTCTATGGAGGTCCATCCTGCGCACACTACTGCTTCACCTCCGGCCACTGTGTCTCCACACGCACACCCCCACCAGGGCACCAGGATCACAG TGAACAGCTGGTCAGGCAAGCATCCGTATGAGTGGCACTCTCACACTCCTCACGAGGAATATGACGAGCAAGCTCTGCATCCAGCCTGGCCTAGTCCCCATGACAACCAATGG GACCACATTCCGTATTCCTACGGGGCCCCTGGATACTTTGACTCAGACTCGCTGTCCAGTGGCTCCCAGTACCAGGAGTACCAAGATTCCCCGTCACCATTGTCTGACAAGGGAGGAGGAATTGAAAGAGACCTCCTGCCTCTTGCCCCACTTTCAg GAAAGAGGAAGGAGCGGTTGTTCCAGTTCCTATTTGAGATGCTCCAGACTCCATCGATGCGGAGCTGCATCTGGTGGCTTCAATCCTCCTCTGGCACGTTCCAGTTCTCCTCTGAAAACAAGGAGCGCCTGGCACAGCTGTGGGGCAAGAGGAAGGGCAATCGCAAGACCATGACCTACCAGAAGATGGCGCGGGCCCTGAGGAACTACTCTCGCACAGGCGAGATAAAAAAGGTGAAGAGAAAGCTCACCTACCGTTTCGATGAGAAGACACTGAGAGGCCTTCAAGGAGACTCTCATTCAGTGTAG